A genomic region of Anas acuta chromosome 25, bAnaAcu1.1, whole genome shotgun sequence contains the following coding sequences:
- the LOC137844471 gene encoding olfactory receptor 6E1-like, which translates to MNHTTVVEFVLLGLTNSRHLEIILFLILVIAYFLILFGNVTVISITLVDHFLQTPMYFFLRNFAILEITFTSTFIPSTLYSLLTERKIISLPGCFLQMLLFFCLGTCTFFHVAAMSFDRYVAICRPLHYTTIMNNRFCFQLVLACWAVSFLLMSPPIIMIAQLPFCGPNVLNHFYCDTSQLLQLSCTDTWFIEGLLFILSIIIVPGTLTITVISYGCIIITILHMPSSSGRKKTFSTCSAHLVVVTVFYSTSIYRYNRTAQRGGQGSDKVLSFFFSVVTQMLNPYIYSLRNNQVKRALKESMSKAFSSSRRQP; encoded by the coding sequence ATGAACCACACAACAGTAGTGGAATTTGTCCTCTTGGGGCTGACCAACAGCCGCCATTTGGAGATCATCCTCTTTCTGATTCTGGTGATTGCCTACTTCTTGATCCTGTTTGGAAACGTTACTGTCATCAGCATCACTCTAGTGGACCATTTTCTTCAGACTCCAATGTACTTCTTCCTCAGGAATTTTGCCATTTTGGAAATCACATTCACCTCCACATTCATTCCTAGCACCCTCTACAGCCTTctgacagagaggaaaataatttccctgcctggctgttttcttcagatgctgcttttcttttgcttgggTACCTGCACTTTTTTCCACGTGGCGGCAATGTCCTTTGATCGGTATGTTGCGATCTGCCGCCCCTTGCATTACACGACTATTATGAACAACAGATTTTGCTTCCAACTGGTCCTGGCTTGCTGGGCAGTGAGTTTTCTCCTGATGTCTCCTCCCATCATTATGATTGCCCAGTTGCCTTTCTGTGGTCCCAATGTCCTGAACCACTTTTACTGTGATACTTCACAGTTGTTGCAGCTGTCCTGCACAGACACGTGGTTCATCGAAGGACTGCTGTTTATCCTATCAATTATCATTGTGCCAGGCACCTTAACAATAACTGTCATTTCATATGGTTGCATTATTATCACCATCCTACATATGCCATCTTCctcaggaaggaagaaaacattttccacttGCTCAGCTCACCTTGTGGTGGTGACTGTATTTTACAGCACGTCTATTTACAGGTATAACCGCACAGCACAACGGGGTGGGCAGGGCTCTGAcaaagttctttctttcttcttctctgtgGTGACTCAGATGCTTAACCCATACATCTACTCACTCAGGAACAATCAAGTCAAACGAGCGTTGAAGGAGAGCATGTCAAAGGCATTTTCTAGCTCCCGGAGGCAACCATGA